Proteins found in one Massilia sp. H6 genomic segment:
- a CDS encoding fumarylacetoacetate hydrolase family protein — translation MRLVRYGRPGKEKPGLFDEEGRLRDLSTVIDDIDGSVLSDKALRKLAKLDWKTLPLVRGNPRLGVPVKGVGKFIGIGMNYADHAAETGAAVPAEPVFFTKAISSLSGPDDPIQLPKGSKKTDWEVELGVVIGTRAQYVSEEEALNFVAGYCVVNDVSERAFQFEMGSQWDKGKGCDTFGPVGPFLVTRDEVFDVQDLDLYLELNGKRMQSGNTSTMVFTVAQIVSYVSRFMTLEPGDIITTGTPPGVGMGRKPQRFLKKGDQLRLGIAGLGEQQAEVVAYPK, via the coding sequence ATGAGATTGGTGCGCTATGGCCGCCCAGGCAAGGAAAAGCCGGGCCTGTTCGACGAAGAAGGCCGCCTGCGCGACCTGTCCACGGTAATCGATGACATCGACGGGTCGGTCCTGTCCGACAAGGCCTTGCGCAAGCTGGCAAAGCTCGACTGGAAAACGCTGCCGCTGGTGCGCGGCAACCCGCGCCTGGGCGTGCCGGTGAAAGGCGTCGGCAAGTTCATCGGCATTGGCATGAACTATGCCGATCATGCCGCGGAGACCGGCGCCGCGGTGCCGGCCGAACCGGTGTTCTTCACCAAGGCGATCAGCAGCCTGTCCGGCCCGGACGATCCGATCCAGCTGCCCAAGGGCTCGAAAAAGACCGACTGGGAAGTCGAGCTGGGGGTGGTCATCGGCACCCGCGCGCAGTATGTGAGCGAAGAAGAAGCGCTGAACTTCGTGGCTGGCTACTGCGTGGTCAACGACGTGTCCGAGCGCGCCTTCCAGTTCGAGATGGGCTCGCAGTGGGACAAGGGCAAGGGCTGCGATACCTTCGGTCCGGTCGGTCCCTTCCTGGTCACGCGCGACGAGGTGTTCGACGTGCAGGACCTCGACCTGTATCTGGAACTGAACGGCAAGCGCATGCAGAGCGGGAACACCTCCACCATGGTGTTCACGGTGGCGCAAATCGTCAGCTACGTGTCGCGCTTCATGACGCTCGAGCCAGGTGACATCATCACCACTGGCACTCCGCCGGGCGTGGGGATGGGCCGCAAACCGCAGCGCTTCCTGAAGAAGGGCGACCAGCTGAGATTGGGAATCGCGGGACTGGGCGAGCAACAGGCCGAAGTGGTGGCCTACCCGAAGTAA
- a CDS encoding cytochrome c family protein, producing the protein MKPLQCFLCLLLPALAGCVPVPSPGVEGDPLRGKIALTQYACQSCHMIPAVPGSKVYVGRPLSDLSKRKVLAGTLENNQANLVRWIRDPQAINPHSAMPNMGVSERDAIDMSAYLLML; encoded by the coding sequence ATGAAGCCGCTGCAATGCTTCCTTTGCCTGCTGCTGCCGGCGCTGGCCGGCTGCGTGCCGGTTCCGAGTCCCGGCGTCGAGGGCGATCCGCTGCGCGGCAAGATCGCGCTGACCCAGTACGCCTGCCAGTCATGCCACATGATTCCGGCCGTTCCCGGCTCCAAGGTCTATGTCGGCCGGCCGCTGTCCGACCTTTCCAAGCGCAAGGTACTGGCTGGAACGCTGGAGAACAACCAGGCCAACCTGGTGCGCTGGATTCGCGACCCGCAAGCGATCAACCCGCATTCGGCCATGCCCAACATGGGCGTGAGCGAACGCGATGCCATCGACATGAGCGCTTACCTCTTGATGCTCTGA
- a CDS encoding cytochrome c, whose product MLSNRHRLIARTAVLTLLAAGVAAGAAGLAMLYGGWYNIGATAQHFPFIYTVLEEGMTRSVQNHAQDVKVPPWGGAQQLQRGAQVYRDHCLQCHGGPGVAQSTFGMSMQPIPGPLVDATLRWQPRELYWVTKNGIKMSGMPAWEYHLPDDDIWAVVAFVKTMSSMSADDFRAATATEVAP is encoded by the coding sequence ATGCTCTCCAACCGCCACCGGCTGATCGCCAGGACCGCCGTACTTACGCTGCTCGCTGCCGGGGTCGCTGCAGGCGCGGCCGGTCTCGCCATGCTGTACGGCGGCTGGTATAACATCGGGGCCACCGCCCAGCACTTCCCCTTCATTTACACGGTGCTGGAAGAAGGCATGACGCGGTCGGTCCAGAACCATGCCCAGGATGTAAAGGTGCCGCCTTGGGGCGGCGCGCAGCAGTTGCAGCGCGGCGCCCAGGTCTATCGCGACCACTGCTTGCAGTGCCACGGCGGCCCTGGCGTCGCGCAGTCGACCTTCGGCATGAGCATGCAGCCGATTCCCGGCCCGCTGGTCGATGCCACCCTGCGCTGGCAGCCGCGCGAGCTGTACTGGGTTACGAAAAACGGCATCAAGATGAGCGGCATGCCGGCCTGGGAATACCACCTGCCCGACGACGACATCTGGGCCGTGGTGGCGTTTGTCAAGACCATGTCGTCAATGAGCGCCGACGATTTTCGTGCGGCCACTGCCACGGAGGTAGCGCCATGA
- a CDS encoding cytochrome c family protein, with translation MVAVPGGDAQQGLRLVTQYQCGACHSIPGVQGAAGELAPALDHIGRLSYIAGGIPNQPANMVQWLRTPHAVKPGTEMPPMGLTEQEARHMAAFLYTLR, from the coding sequence GTGGTCGCCGTGCCTGGTGGCGATGCGCAGCAAGGGCTGCGCCTGGTCACCCAGTACCAGTGCGGCGCCTGCCACTCGATACCCGGGGTCCAGGGCGCGGCCGGCGAGCTGGCCCCGGCGCTCGACCATATCGGACGCCTGAGCTATATCGCCGGCGGCATCCCCAACCAGCCCGCCAACATGGTGCAATGGCTGCGCACGCCGCACGCCGTGAAACCCGGCACCGAGATGCCGCCCATGGGCCTGACGGAGCAGGAGGCGCGCCACATGGCGGCCTTCCTGTACACACTGCGATGA
- a CDS encoding c-type cytochrome yields MSAERLQSVLHPAGWDAAIISQFAWVLFIAGAMIFVAVMLLLVVSLRRHERPARALLWIGGGGIAFPVVVLTALLGWSTWRSTELAPQSSHDALTISVTAKMWWWEVRYRDPATGREIVTANEIHIPAGREVYLGLNSADVIHSLWIPALAGKRDMVPGRVTGLRLRADKPGIYRGQCAEYCGAQHAKMALHVVALPAPEFDAWLARQALPAAPLSSALESPVLQRGRSAFLEQRCQACHTIRGVTEVTRLGPDLTHVGSRMHIGAGTLRNHRDSLSSWIANPQAAKPGVFMPGSQDLDRDTLDALATYLEHLK; encoded by the coding sequence ATGAGCGCCGAACGCCTGCAATCGGTGCTGCATCCGGCCGGCTGGGACGCCGCCATCATCAGCCAGTTCGCCTGGGTGCTGTTTATCGCTGGCGCCATGATTTTCGTGGCCGTGATGCTGCTGCTGGTCGTGAGCCTGCGGCGCCATGAACGCCCTGCGCGCGCGCTGCTATGGATTGGCGGCGGCGGCATCGCCTTTCCGGTCGTGGTGCTGACCGCGCTGCTCGGATGGAGCACCTGGCGCAGCACCGAGCTCGCGCCGCAATCCTCGCACGACGCCCTCACCATTTCGGTGACCGCCAAGATGTGGTGGTGGGAAGTGCGCTACCGCGATCCGGCGACCGGACGCGAGATCGTCACGGCCAATGAAATCCATATTCCGGCCGGGCGCGAGGTTTATCTCGGCCTGAATTCGGCCGACGTGATCCACAGCCTGTGGATCCCGGCACTGGCCGGCAAGCGCGACATGGTACCGGGGCGCGTTACCGGCCTGCGTCTGCGCGCCGACAAGCCCGGCATCTACCGCGGCCAGTGCGCAGAATATTGCGGCGCCCAGCACGCCAAGATGGCGCTGCACGTCGTGGCCTTGCCCGCGCCGGAATTCGACGCGTGGCTGGCGCGCCAGGCGCTGCCCGCGGCGCCGCTGTCCAGTGCACTGGAGAGCCCGGTATTGCAGCGCGGCCGCAGCGCCTTTCTGGAGCAGCGCTGCCAGGCCTGCCACACCATCCGTGGCGTGACCGAGGTCACGCGCCTGGGGCCCGACCTGACCCACGTCGGCAGCCGCATGCACATCGGCGCCGGCACCTTGCGTAACCATCGCGACAGCTTGAGCAGCTGGATCGCCAACCCGCAGGCTGCCAAGCCGGGCGTGTTCATGCCCGGCTCGCAAGACCTCGACCGCGATACCCTGGACGCGCTCGCCACTTACCTCGAGCACCTGAAATGA
- the ctaD gene encoding cytochrome c oxidase subunit I, with the protein MTDAALPSPSPTSVPTALPRPAEDFEQLKKVWRTPTGLRFVTSVNNTSIGLLYIGTALLFFVLAGILALLMRVQLAVPDNTLLSPGTYNQVFTMHGTVMMFLFAIPIVEAIAVYLLPNMLGARDLPFPRLSAYAYWAYAFGGLAFFCTLFFSLAPDGGWFMYPPLTGEKYSPGLNADFWLLGIGFIEISAIAGAVELIVGILFTRAPGMTLRRMPVYAWAMLVVAVMIVFAFPAVIAGTALLELERAFDWPFFISERGGDPILWQHLFWFFGHPEVYIIFLPAAGMVSTMIPTIAQTTLVGRRTIIVALVGVGFFSFGLWAHHMFTAGLGVLEMSFISAASMAVAIPTGIQVFAWIATLWNGRVKMSAPTMFLMGFMFIFVLGGLTGVMVAVIPFDWQVHDTYFIVAHLHYVLIGGMVFPVFAAMYYWAPLINGNQMSETLARWVFWLMFGGFNLAFFPMHITGLYGMPRRVYTYDANLGWNLLNMLSTVGAFVFAAGVVLFFADLVRTLRRSTKDVGNPWNAATLEWLPSESYGNRSIPRITTVNPLWDQPTLSDEVARGQHYLPNTATGLRETIATSPVRAEPRYVMVLPGDSWLPLIAALGTAGFFLLLTVKIMLLAWIFGFVAVAGTMAWLWQSDRKPSIEEARVSDDLVLPVNAKGTASQSWWGTMVTLVVDASIFASFCFAYIHVSMRLQVCPPPGAALPALPWQFASGGLLLASSALMILAVRALGKRRLPWLVLAALGCAVASFLLDLNGHQFAGLDPTATAWGAAIGALLSYQGLHIFLLALAGPYLCLRAWRGMLGVRSRATLDNIALIWHYTTLQGIAGMVLVHVLPLLME; encoded by the coding sequence ATGACCGACGCTGCCTTGCCAAGCCCTTCACCGACTTCTGTGCCGACTGCGCTGCCCCGCCCCGCAGAAGACTTCGAGCAGCTGAAAAAAGTCTGGCGCACCCCGACCGGGCTGCGCTTTGTCACCTCGGTCAACAACACCAGCATCGGCCTGCTCTACATCGGCACCGCGCTGCTGTTCTTCGTGCTGGCCGGCATCCTGGCACTACTGATGCGGGTCCAGCTGGCGGTACCGGACAACACCCTGCTCAGCCCCGGCACCTATAACCAGGTCTTCACCATGCATGGCACGGTGATGATGTTCCTGTTCGCGATCCCGATCGTCGAAGCCATCGCGGTCTACCTGCTGCCCAACATGCTGGGCGCGCGCGACCTGCCCTTTCCGCGCCTGTCCGCCTATGCCTATTGGGCCTACGCCTTTGGCGGCCTGGCCTTCTTCTGCACGCTGTTCTTCAGCCTGGCCCCGGATGGCGGCTGGTTCATGTACCCACCGCTGACGGGCGAGAAATACTCGCCCGGATTGAATGCCGACTTCTGGCTGCTGGGGATCGGCTTCATCGAGATTTCGGCCATTGCCGGCGCGGTCGAGCTGATCGTCGGCATCCTGTTCACCCGCGCGCCCGGCATGACGCTGCGCCGCATGCCGGTGTATGCCTGGGCAATGCTGGTGGTAGCGGTAATGATCGTGTTCGCGTTCCCGGCCGTGATCGCCGGTACCGCCTTGCTCGAACTCGAACGCGCCTTCGACTGGCCATTCTTCATTTCCGAGCGTGGCGGCGACCCGATCCTGTGGCAGCACCTGTTCTGGTTCTTCGGCCACCCCGAGGTCTACATCATCTTCTTGCCTGCCGCCGGCATGGTCTCGACCATGATCCCGACCATCGCCCAGACCACCCTGGTCGGGCGGCGCACGATCATCGTGGCGCTGGTGGGCGTGGGCTTCTTCAGCTTCGGGCTGTGGGCGCATCACATGTTCACCGCCGGCCTCGGCGTGCTGGAGATGAGTTTCATTTCGGCCGCCAGCATGGCGGTGGCGATCCCCACCGGCATCCAGGTATTCGCCTGGATCGCCACGCTGTGGAACGGCCGCGTCAAGATGAGCGCACCGACGATGTTCCTGATGGGCTTTATGTTCATCTTCGTGCTGGGCGGCCTGACCGGCGTCATGGTGGCGGTGATTCCGTTCGACTGGCAGGTGCACGATACCTATTTCATCGTGGCCCACCTGCACTACGTGCTGATCGGCGGGATGGTGTTCCCGGTATTCGCGGCGATGTATTACTGGGCGCCGCTCATCAACGGCAACCAGATGTCGGAAACGCTGGCGCGCTGGGTCTTCTGGCTGATGTTCGGCGGCTTCAACCTGGCCTTCTTCCCGATGCACATCACCGGTCTGTACGGCATGCCGCGCCGGGTCTATACCTATGACGCGAACCTGGGCTGGAACCTGCTCAACATGCTCTCCACGGTCGGCGCCTTCGTGTTCGCCGCGGGCGTCGTGCTGTTCTTCGCCGACCTGGTGCGCACGCTGCGCCGCTCCACGAAAGACGTCGGCAACCCATGGAACGCGGCCACCCTCGAATGGCTGCCATCCGAATCCTATGGCAACCGCAGCATCCCGCGCATTACCACGGTCAACCCGCTGTGGGACCAGCCGACCCTGTCCGACGAAGTCGCGCGCGGCCAGCACTACCTGCCGAACACTGCCACCGGCCTGCGCGAAACCATCGCCACCAGCCCTGTGCGCGCCGAGCCACGCTACGTGATGGTGCTGCCTGGCGACAGCTGGCTGCCACTGATCGCGGCGTTAGGCACGGCGGGCTTTTTCCTGCTGCTGACGGTGAAGATCATGCTGCTGGCCTGGATCTTCGGCTTCGTGGCGGTGGCCGGCACCATGGCCTGGCTGTGGCAGTCGGACCGCAAGCCGTCCATTGAAGAGGCGCGCGTCTCCGACGACCTGGTGCTGCCGGTCAATGCCAAGGGCACCGCCTCGCAGTCGTGGTGGGGCACGATGGTCACGCTGGTGGTCGACGCCAGCATCTTCGCTTCGTTCTGCTTTGCCTACATCCACGTGTCGATGCGGCTGCAGGTGTGCCCGCCGCCGGGCGCGGCGCTGCCTGCCCTGCCCTGGCAGTTCGCCTCCGGCGGGCTGCTGCTGGCCAGTTCCGCCCTGATGATCCTGGCCGTGCGCGCGCTCGGCAAGCGGCGCCTGCCCTGGCTGGTGCTGGCGGCGCTCGGCTGCGCGGTGGCGTCGTTCCTGCTCGACCTGAACGGCCACCAGTTCGCGGGACTGGACCCGACCGCCACCGCCTGGGGCGCGGCGATCGGCGCGCTGCTGAGCTACCAAGGCCTGCATATCTTCCTGCTGGCCCTCGCCGGTCCTTACCTGTGCCTGCGCGCCTGGCGCGGCATGCTTGGTGTACGCAGCCGGGCGACGCTCGACAACATCGCCCTGATCTGGCACTACACGACGCTGCAGGGCATTGCCGGCATGGTGCTGGTACATGTCCTGCCACTGCTGATGGAGTAA
- a CDS encoding sorbosone dehydrogenase family protein, with amino-acid sequence MPNPSLPRLSAGALVLLLAACGDRSTLPVGADVGLQPTIKQPVKRLIPTVDIAPAKGWPQGGVPATAPGLAVQAFAAKLDHPRWLHVLPNGDVLVAETNAPPRPEGHKGIMGHIKGYIMGKVMARAGAAVPSANRITLLRDADGDGVAETRKVFLKGLNSPFGMALVGDQLYVANTDGIVRFPYRTGDLEITAPAQPVAALPGGPLNHHWTKNILASQDGRKLYATAGSNSNVGENGMDQELDRAAILEVDIATGQTRLFASGLRNPNGMAWNPQTGALWTVVNERDELGSDLVPDYLTSVQDGGFYGWPYSYFGRHVDARVKPARPDLVARALVPDYALGAHVAALGLVFYTGALLPQFANGAIVGQHGSWNRKPLAGYNVVFIPFTEGKPSGKPVEVLSGFVDDSGDALGRPVGVAVDKAGAILVADDVGNVVWRVTPARR; translated from the coding sequence ATGCCCAACCCTAGCTTGCCTCGCCTGTCGGCAGGCGCACTGGTGCTGCTGCTTGCCGCCTGCGGCGACCGATCCACCCTGCCGGTAGGCGCCGACGTCGGCCTGCAACCGACCATCAAGCAACCGGTCAAGCGCCTGATCCCGACCGTCGACATCGCCCCCGCCAAGGGCTGGCCGCAGGGTGGCGTGCCAGCCACTGCACCGGGCCTGGCGGTGCAGGCGTTCGCCGCCAAGCTCGACCACCCGCGCTGGCTGCACGTGCTGCCCAATGGCGACGTGCTGGTGGCGGAAACCAATGCACCGCCGCGTCCCGAGGGCCACAAGGGCATCATGGGCCATATCAAGGGCTATATCATGGGCAAGGTGATGGCGCGGGCCGGGGCCGCCGTGCCGAGCGCCAACCGCATCACATTGCTGCGCGATGCCGACGGCGACGGCGTCGCTGAAACACGCAAGGTGTTCCTCAAGGGCCTGAACTCGCCGTTCGGCATGGCGCTGGTGGGCGACCAGCTCTACGTGGCCAATACCGACGGCATCGTGCGCTTTCCCTACCGCACGGGCGATCTCGAGATAACGGCGCCCGCCCAGCCGGTGGCGGCGCTGCCGGGCGGTCCGCTGAACCACCACTGGACCAAGAACATTCTCGCCAGCCAGGACGGCCGCAAGCTGTACGCCACCGCGGGCTCGAACAGCAACGTCGGCGAGAACGGCATGGACCAGGAGCTCGACCGCGCCGCCATTCTCGAAGTGGACATCGCCACCGGCCAAACGCGCCTGTTCGCCTCTGGCCTGCGCAACCCCAATGGCATGGCCTGGAACCCGCAGACCGGCGCGCTCTGGACCGTCGTCAACGAACGCGACGAACTGGGGAGCGATCTGGTGCCCGACTACCTGACATCGGTGCAAGATGGTGGCTTCTACGGCTGGCCGTACAGTTATTTCGGCAGGCACGTCGATGCGCGCGTCAAGCCGGCGCGCCCCGACCTGGTGGCCAGGGCACTGGTGCCAGACTATGCGCTTGGCGCCCATGTGGCGGCGCTCGGGCTGGTCTTCTACACCGGCGCGCTGCTGCCGCAGTTCGCCAATGGCGCCATCGTCGGTCAGCACGGCTCGTGGAACCGCAAGCCGCTGGCGGGCTATAACGTGGTGTTCATTCCGTTCACCGAGGGCAAGCCATCGGGCAAGCCGGTCGAGGTGCTCAGCGGATTTGTCGACGACAGTGGCGACGCCTTGGGGCGCCCGGTTGGCGTGGCAGTAGACAAGGCGGGTGCGATCCTGGTGGCAGACGATGTAGGAAACGTGGTCTGGCGGGTGACGCCGGCCCGGCGCTGA
- a CDS encoding nitrate/nitrite transporter, with the protein MPDQAIAPRLSGVAVFFYVFLPFALGHYLSSLLRNVNAVLASHLVGALALTPGQLGLLTSAFFLAFALVQLPVGIALDRYGPRRVQLAMMLVGALGALLFARGHDFAQLMLARAVMGLGLGGCFMAAVKAISTWIAPSRLPSVHGYLIAVGGLGAASATMPVRLALDYTDWRGLFVMLAALTACCGLLIWLLCPQAARPAPGAPRAPLGQALREVFQAPVFRTAASLVLVPHAVFFGIQGLWIGRWLSDVARFPDDAVAYLLYLGMAAVIFGAIAVGMITEWAARRGIAPFDVAATGIGLFLLIQAAFVLNYQPSFQLLSVMFTLVGTITGIEYAIVAQSMPKELTGRAATCLNLLIFIGAFVVQAGFGLMLGLWTPDAAGHAPALAYRTAFAVLLLVQLPGLAAFVLRRRRQLRAAAALPSSVAGADDDAPLATPS; encoded by the coding sequence ATGCCGGACCAGGCCATCGCGCCACGCCTGTCCGGCGTGGCGGTTTTTTTCTACGTGTTCCTGCCGTTTGCGCTGGGGCACTACCTGTCTTCGCTGCTGCGCAACGTGAACGCGGTGCTGGCCTCGCACCTGGTCGGGGCGCTCGCGCTCACCCCGGGTCAGCTGGGCCTGCTCACCAGCGCGTTTTTCCTCGCGTTTGCCCTGGTCCAGCTGCCGGTCGGGATTGCCCTGGACCGCTACGGACCGCGCAGGGTGCAGCTGGCGATGATGCTCGTCGGTGCGCTCGGCGCGCTGCTGTTCGCGCGCGGCCACGACTTCGCGCAACTGATGCTCGCGCGCGCCGTCATGGGCCTTGGGCTGGGCGGCTGCTTCATGGCGGCGGTCAAGGCCATCTCTACCTGGATTGCGCCAAGCCGGCTGCCGTCGGTGCATGGCTACCTGATCGCGGTCGGCGGCCTGGGCGCGGCCAGCGCCACCATGCCGGTGCGCCTGGCCCTCGACTATACCGACTGGCGCGGCCTGTTCGTCATGCTGGCGGCCCTGACGGCCTGCTGCGGCCTGCTGATCTGGCTGCTGTGTCCCCAGGCGGCCAGGCCGGCGCCTGGAGCGCCGCGCGCCCCGCTCGGGCAGGCACTGCGCGAGGTGTTCCAGGCGCCGGTATTTCGCACCGCAGCCTCGCTGGTGCTGGTGCCGCATGCGGTGTTCTTCGGCATCCAGGGCCTGTGGATCGGGCGCTGGCTGTCCGATGTCGCGCGCTTTCCCGACGATGCCGTCGCCTACCTGCTGTACCTGGGCATGGCGGCGGTGATCTTCGGCGCCATCGCGGTCGGCATGATCACCGAATGGGCCGCGCGGCGCGGCATTGCCCCATTCGATGTGGCCGCCACCGGCATCGGCCTGTTCCTGCTTATACAGGCCGCCTTCGTGCTCAATTACCAGCCGAGCTTCCAGCTGCTATCGGTGATGTTCACCCTGGTCGGCACGATTACCGGCATCGAATATGCGATCGTCGCGCAATCGATGCCCAAGGAGCTGACCGGGCGCGCGGCGACCTGCCTGAATCTCTTGATCTTCATCGGCGCCTTCGTGGTGCAGGCGGGCTTCGGGCTGATGCTGGGGCTGTGGACTCCGGACGCGGCCGGCCATGCGCCGGCGCTGGCCTACCGCACCGCCTTTGCCGTGCTGCTGCTGGTGCAGCTGCCGGGGCTGGCCGCGTTCGTGCTGCGCCGCCGGCGCCAGTTGCGTGCCGCCGCTGCGTTGCCCTCATCCGTGGCCGGCGCGGACGACGACGCGCCACTGGCTACCCCCTCGTGA
- a CDS encoding KamA family radical SAM protein — MTPDLQEAVQVVSHVLPFRVNAYVLEQLIDWSRVPDDPIYRLTFPHRDMLPAAEYEQLRDLVLYKKDDAAIARLVHGIRMRMNPHPAGQMTHNVPRVNDAPLRGLQHKYKETVLFFPSAGQTCHAYCTFCFRWPQFVGMDDMKFDARECSELVSYLAAHPDVTDVLITGGDPMIMNTRSLAEFLEPLLAPELAHIQNIRLGTKSVAYWPQRFVSDKDSDDLMRLFEKVVGAGKNLAIMGHYNHAVELRAPVAQQAVKRIVGTGATLRMQGPLIRHINEDPKSWAELWTTGVRLGAIPYYMFVERDTGPRDYFSLPLARAHQIFQEAYSMVSGLSRTVRGPSMSAFPGKVVIDGIVTINDEKLFALQFLQARNPEWVRRPFFAKYDPDATWLDHLKPAFGRDKFFFEHESGGPLRGPGGRVIPLVPANQLRASGNACTPAQSDAA, encoded by the coding sequence ATGACGCCGGATCTCCAGGAAGCGGTGCAGGTGGTGTCGCATGTGCTGCCGTTTCGCGTCAACGCCTACGTGCTCGAGCAACTGATCGACTGGAGCCGGGTGCCCGACGATCCGATCTATCGCCTGACCTTTCCGCACCGCGACATGCTGCCCGCGGCCGAGTACGAACAGCTGCGCGACCTGGTGCTGTACAAGAAAGACGATGCCGCCATTGCACGCCTGGTGCACGGTATCCGCATGCGCATGAACCCGCACCCGGCCGGCCAGATGACGCACAATGTGCCGCGCGTGAACGACGCGCCGCTCCGGGGCCTGCAACACAAGTACAAGGAAACCGTGCTGTTCTTCCCGAGCGCCGGCCAGACCTGTCACGCTTACTGCACCTTCTGCTTCCGCTGGCCGCAGTTCGTCGGCATGGACGACATGAAATTCGACGCGCGCGAGTGCTCCGAGCTGGTGTCCTACCTCGCGGCGCACCCCGACGTCACCGATGTATTGATCACCGGGGGCGACCCGATGATCATGAATACCCGCTCGCTGGCCGAATTCCTCGAGCCGCTGCTGGCGCCCGAACTGGCCCATATCCAGAATATTCGTCTCGGTACCAAGTCGGTTGCCTACTGGCCGCAGCGCTTCGTCTCCGACAAGGATAGCGACGACCTGATGCGACTGTTCGAGAAAGTGGTCGGGGCCGGCAAGAACCTGGCGATCATGGGGCACTACAACCATGCCGTGGAGCTGCGTGCGCCCGTTGCGCAGCAAGCGGTCAAGCGCATCGTCGGTACCGGCGCCACGCTGCGCATGCAAGGGCCGCTGATCCGCCACATCAACGAAGACCCGAAGAGCTGGGCCGAACTCTGGACCACCGGGGTGCGCCTGGGCGCCATACCGTATTACATGTTCGTCGAGCGCGACACCGGCCCGCGCGACTACTTCTCGCTGCCGCTGGCGCGCGCGCACCAGATTTTCCAGGAGGCGTATTCGATGGTCTCGGGCCTGTCGCGCACGGTGCGTGGGCCGTCGATGAGCGCCTTCCCGGGCAAGGTGGTGATCGATGGCATCGTCACCATCAACGACGAGAAGCTGTTCGCGCTGCAGTTCCTGCAAGCCCGCAATCCGGAATGGGTGCGCCGCCCATTCTTTGCCAAATACGATCCCGACGCCACCTGGCTCGACCACCTCAAGCCAGCCTTCGGGCGCGACAAGTTCTTCTTCGAGCACGAGAGCGGCGGTCCCTTGCGCGGTCCGGGCGGGCGCGTGATTCCACTGGTGCCGGCGAACCAGCTGCGCGCCAGCGGCAACGCATGCACTCCGGCCCAGTCCGACGCCGCCTGA